GGGAACGCCGCAGCTTTTCAACCCCGCCCCGCCCGGCCAGGGCTCACGTGCGCAACAGCCGAGCAATCGCCTTGGTGGCCTCCTCCACCTTCGCATCCACCTCGGCACCCCCCTTGACCGCCGCGTCCGCGACACAATGCCGCAGATGCTCCTCCAGAAGCTGCAGCGCGAACGACTGCAACGCCTTCGTGGAGGCGGAGACCTGCGTGAGTATGTCGATGCAGTAGACGTCCTCGTCGACCATCCGCTGCAGCCCCCGCACCTGCCCCTCGATCCGCCGCAGCCGCTTGAGGTGCTCGCCCTTCTGCTCGTGGTAGCCGTGGATCCCGCGATCGTGATCGGTCACGATCTCCGTCGCACCGCTCTCCCCGGAGGGCGTCGTGGCGCCGGCCTCGGTGGTCGTCATCGCGTCCTCCTGCTGACTGATACCCCTACCGGGTATATCGTAACGAATTTTGCCGGGTATGGGCCCCTTGCCGGATGCCGTCGCGGGCGCCCTCACGGGACCCCGTGCTGATCACTGTGCCCGATGGGCGACACTGGGGGGCGGCCGGTTAGCCGTGGCCGGATGATGCGCCTAGCATCAGCCTGACCGACACCGAAGCAATCCGAGGACCCCACGTGCGATTTCGTCTGACCCCCAGGGAGACGAGCTTCTACGACATGTTCGCCGCTTCCGCGGACAACATCGTCACGGGCTCCAAGCTCCTGATGGAACTGCTCGGGGCGGACTCGTCCGGCCGAGCCGAGATCGCAGAGCGTATGCGGGCCGCGGAACACGCCGGTGACGACGCGACGCACGCGATCTTCCACCAGCTGAACTCCTCGTTCATCACGCCGTTC
This sequence is a window from Streptomyces ortus. Protein-coding genes within it:
- a CDS encoding metal-sensitive transcriptional regulator; amino-acid sequence: MTTTEAGATTPSGESGATEIVTDHDRGIHGYHEQKGEHLKRLRRIEGQVRGLQRMVDEDVYCIDILTQVSASTKALQSFALQLLEEHLRHCVADAAVKGGAEVDAKVEEATKAIARLLRT